A segment of the Streptomyces sp. NBC_00376 genome:
TTGTGCGTACCGGCTCCCTCGCCGGGTCTCAGCCGCCGGCCACCGGGCGGGCCGGGCTCGTGCCGCCGCGCGGTGTGCGGTCGGCGTGCGGCGGGCGTCGGCTGCCGGCCGGGGTGACCGGGGTCCGCTCCGAGCGCACAGCATGCGCCGGGTGCGAGGCGTGTGCGCGTGAGCGGGCGCCCGTGGCCGCCGCGGCGACCGGCTCCAGCGCCGGGCTCCGGGCCGGGGCGTCGCCGCCGTCCGGTTGCGGCAGCAGGACGGTCCGGGGGCCTCCGGCCGCGACGGGCACGGAGGGCACGGGACGGCCGAATCCCCGCAGGTTCTCGCGCTGGGCGAAGATCCAGGCCTCGGCCCGGGTGATCAGCGGCTCGGCCCAGGGCAGGCCCAGCATGATCAGCAGCCCCGCGGCCCAGCCCAGCAGGACATCGCTGAGCCAGTGCGTACCGAGATAGACGGTGGTGAGGCCGACGCCCAGCGAGACGATCGCCGACATGGCCGACAGATAGCGCCGGGCTCGGGGGGTGGTGGCCAGATAGGCGAGGATTCCCCAGGTCACAACCGCGTTGGCGGTGTGGCCGGAGGGGAATATATCGCCGCCCGCGAAGAGCTCGGCGGAGCCGATCTGGGTCGCGTAGTGCGGGCCGAGACGGCCCAGGCCGATCTTGACCGCGCCGACCGTCACATTGAGCAGCAGCAGTGCCACGCCCAGCGTTATCAGGGGGCGCAGCGTGTGCTGCCGCCAGGAGCGCCAGCCGAGCCAGCAGGCGACCATGGTGGCGGTGGGACCACGCTGGCCGAGCACGATGTAGTAGTCGAGGAAGGCATGGATTTCCGGCCACTGCTGATACGGCCGGAAGAGCATGACCTTCCAGTCCAGGGTCACCAGCCAGGACGAGGCCAGCACGGCAATGACGATGGCGAGATAGAACGCCAACGTCCCGCCGAAGAGCGCGATGCGGTGACGGCTCATCCGCGGTGGCTCTATCTTCGGCGGCTCCGGCTCCCGGTCCAGCCGGGCAAAGATGTCGGTACGCACCCAATCGACGTTACAGCGAGTTAGTGAGTGACCAGGTCGTTCCGGTCTCTTTGTGATGACGATGTGATGTGGACTATGTCTCAGTGCGGTCTTAATTCCTGATCCGGGTAAGTGTCTCGACAGGTCTTCGCGCTATTGATTTCGCACGCATTTCGGAAGGGTGTTTGGGCGTGGGCAGAAAAGCGCAGGAGGTGCCGGTATGAATTTATCCGCGCCCGGAAGGGGGTGGAACGGACCGTGCCGGTCCGGTCACCGACCGCTCTCGGTGCGGGCCCGGCGGGTGCTCCGAGGAGGCCACCGAGTACCGTCCCGTTCCGGACGGGCCGGGTGTCCTCGCAGGTCCGGACGGCGGGCCGGGGTGGCGTACGCCACACCCCGCGGCTCGACCGGGTATGAGTTCGGCCACGTGGGAGGGCTCCGAACTCGCGTACGCTGACGCCCACTCGCCCGTCGATGCCGGGCCATGAGGAGCGGCGAACCGCCGCATCCCCGGTTGGCCCGCCGAGCGCGAGGGACCTTTGGGAGGTACATGCATGTCAGGGACGACCACAGCCCGGATCCG
Coding sequences within it:
- a CDS encoding phosphatase PAP2 family protein, which codes for MRTDIFARLDREPEPPKIEPPRMSRHRIALFGGTLAFYLAIVIAVLASSWLVTLDWKVMLFRPYQQWPEIHAFLDYYIVLGQRGPTATMVACWLGWRSWRQHTLRPLITLGVALLLLNVTVGAVKIGLGRLGPHYATQIGSAELFAGGDIFPSGHTANAVVTWGILAYLATTPRARRYLSAMSAIVSLGVGLTTVYLGTHWLSDVLLGWAAGLLIMLGLPWAEPLITRAEAWIFAQRENLRGFGRPVPSVPVAAGGPRTVLLPQPDGGDAPARSPALEPVAAAATGARSRAHASHPAHAVRSERTPVTPAGSRRPPHADRTPRGGTSPARPVAGG